A stretch of the Macaca mulatta isolate MMU2019108-1 chromosome 14, T2T-MMU8v2.0, whole genome shotgun sequence genome encodes the following:
- the OR5D14 gene encoding olfactory receptor 5D14 has protein sequence MMMVLRNLSMETTFALLGFTDYPKLQIPLFLVFLLIYVITVVGNLGMIVIIKINPKLHTPMYFFLSHLSFVDFCYSSIVTPKLLETLVMADKSIFFFNCMMQYFLSCTAVATESFLLAVMAYDRFVAICNPLLYTVAMSQRLSALLVAGSYLWGMFGPLVLLCYALRLNFSGPNVINHFFCEYTALIAVSSSDILIPHLLLFGFATFNEVCTLLIILTSYVFIFVTVLKIHSASGRHKAFSTCASHLTAITIFHGTILSLYCVPNSKNSQQTVKVASVFYTVVNPMLNPLIYSLRNKDVKDAFWKLIHTQVPFH, from the coding sequence ATGATGATGGTTTTAAGGAATCTGAGCATGGAGACCACCTTTGCCCTCTTAGGTTTCACAGATTACCCAAAGCTTCAGATTCCTCTCTTCCTTGTGTTTCTGCTGATATATGTTATCACCGTGGTAGGAAACCTTGGGATGATCGTAATCATCAAGATTAACCCCAAACTTCATACTCCTATGTACTTTTTCCTTAGTCACCtctcttttgttgatttttgttacTCTTCCATTGTCACTCCCAAGCTGCTTGAGACCTTGGTAATGGCAGATAAAAGCATCTTCTTCTTTAACTGCATGATGCAGTACTTCCTGTCCTGCACTGCTGTGGCGACAGAGTCTTTCTTGCTGGCAGTGATGGCCTATGACCGCTTTGTGGCCATCTGCAATCCTCTCCTTTATACAGTGGCCATGTCACAGAGGCTCTCTGCCCTGCTGGTGGCTGGGTCATATCTCTGGGGCATGTTTGGTCCCTTGGTACTCCTTTGTTATGCTCTCCGGCTAAACTTCTCTGGACCTAATGTAATCAACCACTTTTTTTGTGAGTATACTGCTCTCATTGCTGTCTCTAGCTCTGATATACTCATCCCCCACCTCCTGCTTTTCGGCTTCGCCACCTTCAATGAGGTGTGTACGCTACTGATCATCCTCACttcctatgttttcatttttgtgactGTACTAAAAATCCATTCTGCTAGTGGGCGCCACAAAGCCTTCTCCACCTGTGCCTCCCACCTGACTGCTATCACCATCTTCCACGGGACCATCCTTTCCCTTTACTGTGTACCCAACTccaaaaactctcagcaaacagTCAAAGTGGCCTCTGTATTTTACACAGTTGTCAATCCCATGCTGAACCCTCTGATCTACAGCCTAAGGAATAAAGATGTGAAGGATGCTTTCTGGAAATTAATACACACACAAGTTCCATTTCACTGA
- the LOC708150 gene encoding olfactory receptor 5D13-like, with protein sequence MLLAEGNQSSGAMFTLLGFSEYADLQVPLFLVFLTIYTITALGNLGMIMIIRINPKLHTPMYFFLSHLSFVDFCYSTTVTPKLLENLVVEDRTISFTGCIMQFFLACICAVAETFMLAVMAYDRYVAVCNPLLYTAVMSQKLCALLVAGPYTWAIISSLTLTYFLLSLSFCGPNIINNFVCEHSVIVSVSCSDPYISQVLCFVTAIFNEVSSLGVILTTYVFIFIAVIKMPSAVGRQKAFSTCASHLTAITIFHGTVLFLYCVPNSKNSWLTVKVGSVFYTVIIPMLNPLIYSFRNKDVKESVQKLMNHSIQLC encoded by the coding sequence ATGTTGTTAGCTGAAGGAAATCAGAGTTCTGGAGCCATGTTTACCCTGTTGGGCTTCTCAGAATATGCAGACCTCCAGGTTCCTCTGTTCCTGGTCTTCCTGACCATCTACACAATCACAGCGTTGGGAAACCTGGGCATGATCATGATCATCAGGATCAACCCTAAACTCCACACCCCCATGTACTTTTTCCTCAGTCACTTGTCCTTTGTCGATTTCTGTTATTCCACCACAGTTACACCCAAACTGCTGGAGAACTTGGTTGTGGAAGACAGAACCATCTCCTTCACAGGATGCATCATGCAATTCTTCCTGGCTTGTATATGTGCAGTGGCAGAAACATTCATGCTGGCAGTGATGGCCTATGATCGATACGTCGCGGTGTGTAACCCTCTGCTCTACACGGCTGTCATGTCCCAGAAGCTCTGTGCATTATTAGTGGCGGGGCCCTACACATGGGCTATAATCTCTTCTTTGACACTCACCTATTTCCTCTTGTCATTATCCTTCTGTGGGCCTAACATCATCAATAATTTTGTCTGTGAGCACTCTGTCATCGTCTCCGTCTCCTGCTCTGACCCCTACATCAGTCAAGTGCTTTGTTTTGTCACTGCAATATTCAATGAGGTGAGCAGCTTGGGAGTCATCCTCACTACCtatgttttcatctttattgCTGTCATAAAAATGCCTTCTGCGGTTGGACGCCAAAAAGCTTTCTCTACCTGTGCTTCCCACCTGACCGCCATCACCATTTTCCATGGGACTGTCCTGTTCCTTTATTGTGTGCCCAACTCCAAAAACTCTTGGCTCACAGTCAAAGTAGGTTCTGTGTTTTATACAGTCATCATTCCCATGTTGAACCCTTTGATCTATAGCTTCAGGAACAAAGATGTGAAGGAGAGTGTTCAAAAGTTAATGAATCACTCAATACAATTGTGTTAA
- the OR5D13 gene encoding olfactory receptor 5D13 codes for MMASDENQSGTPTFILLGFSQYPEIQVPLFLVFLFVYTVTVVGNLGMIIIIKLNSKLHTIMYFFLSHLSLVDFCFSTVVTPKLLENLVVENRTISFSGCIMQFCFACIFGVTETFMLAAMAYVHFVAVCKPLLYATIMSQKLCALLVAGSYTWGIACSLTLTYFLLELSFCESTFINNFVCDHSVIVSASYSDPYVSQMLCFIIAIFNEVSSLIIILTSYMLIFITIMRMPSASGRQKTFSTCASHLTAITIFHGTILFLYCAPNPKTSSLIVKVASIFYTVAIPMLNPLIYSLRNKDVKNMFEKLVVTKLT; via the coding sequence ATGATGGCATCTGATGAAAATCAAAGTGGCACACCCACTTTTATTCTCTTGGGTTTTTCCCAATACCCAGAAATCCAGGTTCCactctttttggttttcttgttcGTCTACACAGTCACTGTAGTGGGGAATCTAGGCATGATAATAATCATCAAACTCAACTCAAAACTCCATACGATCATGTACTTTTTCCTTAGCCACTTGTCCTTGGTAGATTTCTGTTTTTCCACTGTAGTTACACCTAAACTGTTGGAGAACTTGGTTGTGGAAAACAGAACCATCTCTTTCTCTGGTTGCATCATGCAATTTTGTTTTGCTTGCATATTTGGAGTGACAGAAACTTTCATGTTAGCGGCAATGGCTTATGTCCATTTTGTGGCGGTTTGTAAACCCTTACTCTATGCCACTATTATGTCTCAGAAGCTCTGCGCTCTTCTGGTGGCTGGGTCCTACACATGGGGGATAGCGTGCTCCCTGACACTCACATATTTTCTTCTTGAACTGTCGTTTTGTGAATCTAcctttataaataattttgtctGTGACCACTCTGTAATTGTTTCTGCCTCCTACTCAGACCCCTATGTCAGCCAGATGCTATGCTTTATTATTGCCATATTCAATGAGGTGAGCAGCCTAATTATCATTCTGACATCATATATGCTTATTTTCATTACCATTATGAGGATGCCTTCTGCAAGTGGGCGTCAGAAAACCTTCTCCACCTGTGCCTCCCACTTGACGGCCATCACCATCTTCCATGGAACTATCCTTTTCCTTTACTGTGCTCCTAATCCTAAAACTTCTAGCCTGATAGTTAAAGTGGCTTCTATATTTTACACAGTGGCGATTCCAATGCTGAATCCATTGATCTATAGCCTTAGGAACAAAGATGTCAAGAACATGTTTGAAAAATTAGTTGTCACCAAATTGACTTAA